The following coding sequences lie in one Agrobacterium vitis genomic window:
- a CDS encoding VOC family protein, with translation MTSLIRQIGILTFSSSDIDTVANDLQQTIGLRRRACGDNTVQLSSNARECEINYVTAKETGVVSIGLEATDAAAVDEIMQRLRSEDLEVVRDDSTVPGVERSVTFRTGFGPVFEVHTPVARINGQLHRYNPCRIARLDHCTTRTNDPQGFHDLVTRMLGLRLSDRTENFSNAWYRGADGYHHLLAAGIGSGLHHYGFAARSVIDIADLADTLAAKGRRLLWGPGRHGAGNNIFSYYRDPLGCIVEVSTSMEHIDVDDFREPGIWSDNDKQDLMDLWGSTAPDGFGTKTLPYVVN, from the coding sequence ATGACGAGTCTAATTCGGCAAATTGGTATCCTCACCTTCTCCTCATCAGATATCGACACGGTCGCGAACGATCTGCAACAAACGATTGGATTGCGACGGCGGGCCTGCGGAGACAATACAGTGCAACTCTCCAGTAACGCGCGGGAATGCGAGATAAATTATGTGACGGCGAAAGAAACCGGCGTCGTTTCGATCGGCTTAGAAGCAACTGACGCCGCTGCCGTCGACGAAATAATGCAGCGACTGAGGTCCGAAGACCTTGAAGTCGTTCGCGACGACTCTACGGTTCCTGGAGTCGAGAGATCCGTCACCTTTAGAACCGGTTTTGGGCCCGTATTCGAAGTGCATACTCCCGTCGCCCGAATAAACGGGCAGCTCCACCGCTACAATCCGTGCAGGATTGCGCGGCTTGATCACTGCACTACCAGGACGAATGATCCGCAGGGCTTCCATGATCTGGTCACAAGGATGCTGGGTCTGCGGCTCTCTGACCGGACCGAGAATTTCTCGAACGCGTGGTATCGGGGGGCGGATGGTTACCATCACCTACTTGCCGCAGGTATCGGGTCTGGGCTGCATCACTACGGTTTTGCCGCGAGATCGGTGATTGACATAGCGGACCTGGCAGACACACTCGCCGCAAAAGGCAGGCGCTTGCTTTGGGGCCCAGGCCGCCACGGGGCGGGGAACAATATCTTTTCTTACTACAGAGATCCGCTCGGGTGCATCGTTGAGGTCTCAACTTCGATGGAGCATATCGATGTCGATGACTTCAGAGAACCTGGTATCTGGTCCGACAACGATAAGCAGGATCTTATGGACCTGTGGGGCTCCACGGCTCCTGATGGTTTTGGTACCAAAACACTTCCGTATGTCGTCAACTGA
- a CDS encoding acyl-CoA dehydrogenase family protein yields the protein MTHQTATITNSCTAVDSAELLRRAQALVPILKARASKTAEAGKVLDETVQDILAAQLNRIGVPSRFGGFDVEFDTHHKVAMELARACGSTAWCYSLWGAHTYWLAYFGPNAQEELFADGPDIITSSASFSVKSDYRRVQGGFHVSGHWRFVSGCDHAQWVFAIVDGPEGKMDAILPRSAFKVIDGTWAVSGLEGTGSKDIVVDEVFVPDYRTQFGGGELYHVDHPAQRPPMPYHSQRRYTVPKYALVVWDLVAPTIGMAQGAVDEIVERMRGTSGGPRSADSAVVQNKIAESCAEIDAAKALLHLDFQDAQNKGERGETFTTVTLARYARDRAYAAKLAVNAADRMFGMAGARALSLKDPLQRIVRDVHAAVHRDGLVFDFASQPFTRALFGMDPGFSVLRKGENSRQ from the coding sequence GTGACACATCAAACGGCCACTATCACCAATAGCTGCACGGCTGTTGATTCTGCAGAGCTGCTGCGGCGCGCACAGGCGTTGGTTCCTATCTTGAAGGCGCGTGCCTCCAAGACCGCCGAGGCCGGGAAAGTTCTGGATGAGACTGTACAGGATATTCTAGCCGCCCAGTTAAACAGGATTGGAGTTCCATCCCGTTTCGGCGGATTCGACGTTGAATTCGACACACATCACAAGGTGGCGATGGAGCTGGCTAGAGCGTGTGGCTCGACTGCATGGTGTTACTCCCTTTGGGGCGCGCATACATACTGGCTGGCTTATTTCGGCCCCAACGCTCAGGAAGAGCTTTTTGCTGACGGTCCCGATATCATCACCTCGTCCGCCAGCTTCAGTGTAAAGTCTGATTATAGAAGAGTCCAAGGCGGCTTTCACGTTTCGGGCCATTGGCGTTTCGTCAGTGGATGTGACCACGCTCAGTGGGTGTTTGCTATCGTAGACGGGCCTGAAGGCAAGATGGATGCGATCTTGCCGCGATCGGCCTTCAAAGTGATTGATGGAACATGGGCTGTGTCCGGACTTGAAGGTACCGGCAGCAAGGACATCGTCGTTGACGAGGTATTCGTGCCCGATTATCGAACCCAGTTTGGCGGGGGAGAACTTTATCACGTAGACCATCCGGCGCAGCGCCCGCCTATGCCATATCACTCGCAGCGCAGATACACCGTCCCGAAATATGCCTTGGTCGTTTGGGACCTCGTGGCTCCGACAATCGGCATGGCTCAGGGGGCGGTAGACGAGATCGTCGAGAGAATGCGCGGGACCTCCGGAGGACCCCGTTCCGCGGATTCTGCGGTGGTGCAAAATAAGATCGCTGAATCTTGTGCGGAAATCGACGCAGCAAAGGCTCTCCTCCATCTGGACTTTCAGGACGCGCAGAACAAAGGGGAGCGGGGCGAGACGTTCACCACCGTCACGTTGGCGCGTTATGCCCGTGACCGGGCATACGCCGCGAAGCTGGCGGTGAATGCAGCCGACCGTATGTTTGGAATGGCGGGGGCGCGAGCGCTATCGCTCAAAGATCCTCTTCAGAGGATCGTAAGAGACGTACATGCGGCCGTACATCGTGACGGTTTGGTGTTCGATTTCGCGTCGCAGCCATTCACGCGGGCACTCTTCGGAATGGATCCTGGCTTTAGCGTTTTGCGCAAAGGGGAAAATAGCCGGCAGTAG
- a CDS encoding aldo/keto reductase yields MSLGTANFGASGNPDHTEAQKVIHKSLDVGVNLIDTNDVYSNGEAEEIVGAALKGRRDDVIVSTKFGSPSGPEVNRAGASRRWIIQAVEASLRRLQTDWIDIYHLHRPAPDCDLEETLEALTDLVKQGKIRYFGSSSTSAPDIVEAQWVSQRRNLGRFASEQICYNLLARGVERAELATCQKYRIGVLVWSPLCGGWLSGAYRVGAEPPRPLRSKIPIFASLYDTAIPENQLKLEAADQLATLAEEAGISLPELALAFALNHPAVSSVILGPDGLAHLESALRGIDVVLADDIMNEIDRIVPAGTTINAVDWGFSPLSLSPKALRRRR; encoded by the coding sequence ATGAGCCTGGGAACGGCCAACTTCGGCGCTTCGGGCAATCCGGACCATACAGAAGCGCAAAAGGTGATCCATAAGAGCCTTGATGTTGGCGTCAATCTGATTGACACCAATGATGTCTACTCAAACGGAGAGGCAGAAGAAATTGTCGGCGCGGCTCTCAAAGGCCGCCGCGACGATGTTATCGTGTCCACCAAATTTGGCAGCCCTTCGGGCCCGGAAGTCAATCGAGCAGGCGCCTCGCGGCGATGGATCATACAGGCGGTCGAGGCAAGCCTAAGAAGGCTGCAGACTGACTGGATCGACATCTATCATCTTCATCGCCCCGCGCCGGACTGTGATCTGGAGGAGACGTTGGAGGCGCTGACCGATCTCGTAAAGCAGGGCAAAATTCGTTATTTCGGTTCTTCATCGACAAGCGCGCCCGATATTGTGGAAGCCCAGTGGGTGTCTCAGCGGCGCAACCTCGGCCGGTTCGCCAGCGAGCAAATTTGTTATAACCTCCTTGCTCGAGGGGTCGAACGGGCAGAACTCGCAACTTGCCAGAAGTACCGCATCGGAGTGCTCGTCTGGAGCCCGCTCTGTGGAGGTTGGCTTTCTGGTGCCTATAGAGTTGGCGCTGAGCCGCCGCGTCCATTACGCTCCAAGATCCCGATCTTTGCCAGTCTCTACGATACAGCGATCCCCGAAAACCAGCTAAAGCTAGAGGCGGCTGATCAACTAGCGACTCTCGCAGAAGAGGCAGGGATTTCCCTGCCTGAGCTGGCGCTGGCGTTCGCGCTCAACCATCCCGCAGTTAGCTCGGTGATTCTAGGCCCCGATGGCCTTGCTCACCTCGAGAGTGCGCTGAGAGGAATAGATGTGGTTCTGGCGGACGACATCATGAACGAGATCGATAGGATTGTCCCGGCAGGCACTACTATCAACGCAGTCGATTGGGGCTTTTCGCCTTTATCGCTCAGTCCGAAGGCGCTTCGGCGTCGCCGTTGA
- a CDS encoding fumarylacetoacetate hydrolase family protein, translating to MRLAYFDNTRLGVVVGNEIIDVSDAVLAQKVAVYPNEPGEAYIRPGDFGALIEHWDRFGPLLSEAARSGSGRPLSSVQLLAPVRRPINIDCLAMNFIEDGSGIPPAPINAFHKTAGAISGPGETMVLPDVPGSIFEAEAEMALIVGKRGYQVPASQAMEHVFGYVNLIDGSVRGLGPDRNNFYQMKSRDTFCTVGPYVVTKDEIADPQNLDVKLWNNGQLMQDFNTRDMAYRIERCVEFVSSVHTIEPGDIIALGTNHQGLHPLMDGDRIELEVKGLGRLTMDVMDELKRTWDRQTRAEHEKTGRPGFFGPQLTGKYAP from the coding sequence ATGCGTTTGGCTTATTTTGATAATACGCGATTGGGTGTCGTGGTTGGAAATGAAATTATCGACGTATCGGACGCCGTCCTTGCACAGAAGGTCGCGGTTTATCCAAATGAACCCGGTGAGGCATATATTCGGCCTGGCGACTTTGGGGCGCTGATCGAGCATTGGGATCGGTTCGGGCCGTTGTTGAGCGAGGCGGCGCGTTCCGGTTCGGGGCGGCCCCTAAGCAGTGTGCAACTACTGGCACCAGTCCGGCGGCCGATCAATATCGATTGCCTGGCAATGAACTTCATTGAAGATGGCAGCGGTATCCCTCCCGCACCCATCAATGCCTTTCACAAAACGGCCGGCGCAATCAGTGGTCCCGGCGAGACTATGGTACTTCCTGACGTTCCGGGCAGCATTTTTGAGGCCGAAGCGGAGATGGCCTTGATTGTTGGTAAGCGGGGCTATCAGGTGCCGGCATCACAAGCGATGGAGCATGTGTTCGGTTACGTAAACCTTATCGACGGTTCGGTGCGTGGGTTAGGACCCGACAGGAACAATTTTTACCAGATGAAATCGCGCGACACTTTCTGCACCGTCGGTCCTTACGTGGTGACGAAAGATGAGATCGCCGACCCACAAAACCTTGACGTCAAGCTTTGGAATAACGGCCAGTTGATGCAAGATTTTAACACTAGGGACATGGCTTATCGCATTGAGCGGTGCGTTGAATTTGTTTCCTCTGTGCACACAATCGAACCTGGAGACATCATAGCACTCGGCACCAATCACCAAGGCTTACATCCCCTGATGGACGGTGACCGAATTGAGCTGGAGGTCAAAGGTTTGGGGAGGCTCACAATGGACGTTATGGATGAGCTTAAACGAACCTGGGACCGGCAAACGAGGGCCGAGCACGAGAAAACTGGGCGACCTGGCTTCTTCGGTCCGCAGCTGACCGGAAAGTATGCCCCGTAA
- a CDS encoding alpha/beta fold hydrolase, translating into MTSMNFRGFGNATIKGETVGDADDPTVLLLHGGGRTQEAWTDVARALVTAGRQVISIDLRGPEFIESPGTRRLTFDELVEGLRYVLSQLSSRPTIVATSVGGWVACAALGESRAPVASGLVICDAPPNFDRDPQEEAGNGGFDWDPSYEITFDVSDMRTRLEAAASNVTVPLMFVASRHADRAEDVCLSFHQTAPNLEVVEIATAEYLNPAERLDLFNAVLLNFLEQKDPRTPPDYIAGSDSRTLRNAMGCFATGITIITALRSDSTPIGLTANSFTSVSLDPPLLLVCIAKSSSNLVTFEQTDSFAVNVLHIGQQPTSNLFTSKSGDRFSHVEWRVGESGAPILPKSLASIECSTHARYDGGDHIILVGKVERATFDPRRDPLLYFSGKYRRLHLG; encoded by the coding sequence ATGACATCGATGAACTTCAGAGGGTTTGGGAACGCCACAATCAAAGGCGAAACCGTAGGTGATGCGGATGACCCGACCGTGCTGCTACTGCACGGCGGCGGACGTACCCAGGAGGCGTGGACGGATGTCGCCCGAGCCTTGGTCACTGCAGGTAGGCAGGTGATCTCTATCGATCTACGAGGTCCCGAGTTCATAGAAAGCCCCGGAACGCGGCGATTGACGTTCGATGAGCTTGTCGAAGGACTGCGATATGTTCTCAGCCAGCTTTCCTCGCGTCCGACCATCGTTGCGACCTCGGTAGGTGGATGGGTAGCATGCGCCGCGTTGGGGGAAAGCAGGGCGCCGGTGGCGTCCGGCCTGGTGATTTGCGATGCGCCACCTAATTTTGATCGCGATCCACAAGAGGAAGCCGGCAATGGAGGCTTCGATTGGGATCCCTCGTACGAAATCACTTTCGACGTAAGCGACATGCGAACTCGTCTCGAGGCCGCAGCATCGAACGTAACAGTTCCTCTGATGTTTGTTGCCAGTCGTCATGCCGACAGGGCAGAAGACGTATGCTTAAGTTTCCACCAAACGGCGCCCAATCTTGAAGTCGTCGAGATCGCTACCGCCGAATATCTCAATCCTGCAGAACGCCTCGATCTCTTTAACGCGGTCCTCCTAAACTTTTTGGAACAGAAGGACCCTCGCACTCCGCCCGACTATATTGCCGGATCTGATTCGCGAACACTCCGAAACGCGATGGGTTGTTTTGCCACCGGCATTACGATCATCACAGCACTTCGCTCCGACTCGACACCGATTGGCCTTACGGCAAATTCCTTTACGTCGGTGTCCCTTGATCCGCCGTTGCTATTGGTTTGTATAGCAAAAAGTTCCAGCAACCTTGTCACGTTTGAGCAGACCGATAGTTTTGCGGTCAATGTCTTGCATATTGGTCAGCAACCGACATCGAATCTGTTTACAAGCAAGTCGGGCGACCGCTTTTCTCACGTCGAATGGCGCGTCGGAGAGAGCGGTGCGCCAATTTTGCCAAAATCGCTGGCATCCATCGAATGTAGCACCCACGCAAGATATGACGGTGGAGATCACATTATCCTGGTTGGGAAAGTAGAGCGAGCAACCTTCGATCCTCGCCGCGACCCGCTACTGTATTTTAGTGGTAAGTATCGTCGATTGCATCTCGGCTGA
- a CDS encoding MFS transporter: MSQTSTLSALTPNIPPASFRQYLAIMRTYPKKAWTTLLAAIAVVFFSSTVYQSAVAFTVGPVSAGFDWPLSHAVAAFTLPIIIAPALLLPLGGYLVGRSGLRTAGAIFGVLYGLSTAAVAVLPGNFTVILIALTLSVGCSFILVFSVAFRAVAGWMPVHSGAAFAIVGSLTSLVSVLLPPILAETAATIGWRALFVSIGLCYIIVALPMQLFFLTTPTNDTRGTAVGITTNQDASEINQERAPRKSMWGLLRRPVLLASILINAMLLAPTVVVFNIAESLLSESGYTIGQISLSLSAAKVGSVIGLIFIGPMLDRAASPRVIAVLFVNVVIGLAIVATTQNVFWALLVAMFLIGMPFGAELIVPPLLMLRYFGKGLFAQALALNMGLSAVIAGAAPTLAQILREQFGSGTLLITLIAMTLAIAALTYAMPKFPILPEGADMPEEQAGNRYRSK, encoded by the coding sequence ATGTCGCAAACTTCTACGCTTTCTGCTCTTACTCCGAACATCCCCCCCGCTTCGTTCAGACAATATCTAGCTATAATGCGTACCTATCCCAAGAAGGCATGGACTACGCTGCTGGCAGCGATCGCTGTCGTATTCTTCAGCAGCACCGTTTACCAATCCGCTGTGGCCTTCACCGTGGGGCCAGTTTCAGCGGGGTTCGACTGGCCACTATCGCATGCGGTAGCGGCATTTACGCTTCCGATAATTATCGCGCCTGCACTGCTGTTACCGCTGGGTGGTTATTTGGTCGGGCGCTCCGGGCTTCGCACCGCTGGGGCGATCTTCGGAGTTCTTTACGGGCTGAGCACTGCTGCGGTTGCTGTATTGCCAGGCAACTTCACAGTGATCCTCATCGCACTAACGTTGTCCGTAGGCTGCAGCTTCATCCTTGTTTTCTCCGTTGCTTTCAGAGCGGTAGCCGGGTGGATGCCCGTTCATAGTGGTGCTGCTTTTGCAATCGTTGGTTCCTTGACTAGCCTTGTTAGTGTCTTGTTGCCGCCCATCCTCGCCGAGACAGCCGCCACAATAGGCTGGCGCGCCCTCTTCGTATCGATCGGGCTTTGCTACATAATCGTCGCCCTGCCGATGCAACTGTTCTTTCTGACAACACCGACCAACGATACGCGTGGAACTGCCGTTGGCATTACAACAAACCAAGACGCCAGCGAAATTAATCAGGAGCGCGCCCCCCGAAAGTCAATGTGGGGATTGCTGCGCAGACCAGTTCTCCTTGCGTCGATCCTAATCAACGCGATGTTGCTCGCGCCTACCGTTGTCGTCTTCAACATCGCTGAGTCTCTGCTGAGCGAATCTGGTTACACTATCGGACAAATCTCGCTGTCGTTGTCGGCGGCAAAAGTGGGCTCCGTCATCGGGCTGATCTTCATTGGACCCATGCTGGACCGAGCGGCATCGCCGCGAGTGATCGCTGTCCTATTTGTCAACGTCGTCATCGGATTGGCTATCGTCGCAACAACGCAGAATGTGTTCTGGGCTCTGCTCGTGGCCATGTTCCTGATCGGGATGCCATTCGGCGCGGAACTCATTGTCCCCCCGCTTTTGATGCTCCGCTATTTTGGAAAGGGCCTTTTTGCCCAAGCTCTCGCACTGAACATGGGACTGAGTGCCGTAATCGCAGGGGCCGCTCCCACTCTCGCCCAGATCTTGCGCGAACAATTTGGGAGCGGCACGTTGCTGATAACGCTTATTGCGATGACATTGGCCATAGCTGCCCTCACTTACGCGATGCCGAAATTTCCAATCCTTCCCGAGGGCGCAGACATGCCAGAGGAGCAGGCAGGCAATCGGTATAGAAGCAAATAG